The following proteins come from a genomic window of Chelmon rostratus isolate fCheRos1 chromosome 23, fCheRos1.pri, whole genome shotgun sequence:
- the LOC121626908 gene encoding transmembrane 4 L6 family member 5-like gives MCTGECSKFVAIPLYVLAAVSVICNIMLFFPDFKTEYAAKDSSGSDQITEEVKYMGGLIGGGILVLIPAIHIHLTSGKNCCANRCGMFLSIGFAAVGVAGAVYSLIIAGLGLTNGPLCCTGTVANCKWGTPFMNSSGSYLTDKDLWKTCVKPENVVEFNVGLFSTLLVAAGIELILCVIQMVNGLFGCICGTCASKKS, from the exons ATGTGTACAGGAGAGTGTTCTAAGTTTGTTGCCATCCCCCTCTATGTCTTGGCTGCagtgtcagtcatctgcaaCATCATGCTCTTCTTCCCTGACTTTAAAACAGAGTATGCAGCCAAAGACAGTTCAGGATCGGACCAAATCACTGAAGAAGTCAAATATATGGGGGGCCTGATAGGAGGAGGAATCTTG GTCCTCATTCCTGCCATCCACATTCATTTAACGAGTGGTAAAAACTGCTGTGCCAACCGCTGTGGG ATGTTCCTGTCCATTGGTTTTGCAGCAGTTGGTGTAGCGGGGGCTGTGTACAGTCTGATTATTGCTGGCCTGGGCCTCACTAATGGGCCATTGTGCTGCACTGGAACTGTAGCCAATTGTAAGTGGGGGACACCTTTCATGAACAG TAGTGGGAGCTACCTGACTGACAAGGACCTGTGGAAAACGTGTGTAAAGCCTGAGAATGTAGTTGAGTTCAATGTGGGACTGTTCTCCACGCTGCTAGTGGCAGCAGGCATTGAGCTCATCCTCTGTGTCATCCAGATGGTCAATGGACTGTTTGGATGTATCTGCGGTACCTGTGCCAGCAAGAAG TCTTGA
- the mblac1 gene encoding metallo-beta-lactamase domain-containing protein 1: protein MEENNKVVFDHVRITPLSESQLDFYGQPYSVSVLKVGYCLPQSDGTFRADGTVTLVTGPRTILVDTGGPWGRDFLLMALQERGLGPGDISLVVGTHGHSDHVGNLSLFPKAVIIVGYDISEGDTYRPNKLAEGHAYSLDEHISVVPCPGHTGQDVSVQVKGTSAGTVLVAGDLFECCSDEDSWRDLSVNAAVQEVSRQEALRTADVIIPGHGLPFRVLRN from the exons ATGGAGGAAAACAATAAAGTGGTCTTTGATCATGTTAGAATAACCCCTCTGTCAGAGTCTCAGCTGGACTTCTACGGTCAGCCGTACTCTGTGTCCGTCCTTAAAGTCGGATACTGTCTTCCTCAGAGCGACGGGACGTTTAGAGCCGACGGGACCGTTACCCTCGTAACAGGACCCAGGACAATTCTGGTGGACACCGGTGGACCGTGGGGCCGAGACTTTCTCCTAATGGCGTTACAGGAGAGGGGTCTGGGACCGGGAGACATCAGCTTGGTCGTGGGGACTCACGGCCATTCAGACCATGTAGGAAATCTGAGTCTTTTTCCAAAAGCAGTAATAATTGTAGGATATGATATCAGTGAGGGGGACACATACCGTCCCAACAAGCTGGCCGAGGGGCACGCGTACTCTCTTGATGAGCAT ATATCTGTGGTTCCCTGTCCAGGTCACACAGGACAAGATGTAAGCGTCCAGGTGAAGGGAACCTCAGCAGGCACAGTGCTTGTTGCAGGGGATTTATTTGAGTGCTGCTCAGATGAGGACAGCTGGCGGGATCTAAGTGTGAATGCTGCAGTACAGGAGGTCAGCAGACAGGAGGCACTACGCACTGCAGATGTCATCATACCTGGACATGGACTCCCATTTAGAGTCCTCAGGAACTGA
- the mpdu1b gene encoding mannose-P-dolichol utilization defect 1b encodes MSTMAEKTILDKGSSFMDPFRGLLLTYFMPELCYDEFFLKFNFLDVPCLKIVLSKGLGIGIILGSVMVKLPQILKLMGAKSAEGLSFKSVLLELLAITGTMAYSITNKFPFSAWGEALFLMLQTVTIGFLIQHYGGRTSRGFLFLVVYFGLLVLLLSPVTPVSVVTYMQASNMPAIIIGRLIQAASNFHNGHTGQLSAVSVFLLFAGSLARIFTSLQETGDSLMALTYVISSACNCIIALQVLYYWNSSPECKTKKKKKKE; translated from the exons ATGTCCACAATGGCGGAGAAAACAATCTTGGATAAAGGGTCGTCTTTCATGGATCCTTTTAGGGGGCTTTTGTTGACATATTTTATGCCCGAATTATGTTACGACGAGTTCTTTCTCAAGTTCAACTTTTTGGACG TACCATGTCTGAAGATTGTACTGAGCAAAGGACTGGGGATTGGCATCATCCTGGGATCAGTGATGG TAAAGCTGCCTCAGATCTTAAAGCTGATGGGAGCAAAAAGTGCTGAGGGGCTGAGTTTCaagtctgtgctgctggagttGCTGGCCATCACAGGAACAATGGCCTACAGTATCACCAACAAGTTCCCGTTCAG TGCCTGGGGCGAGGCTCTGTTCCTCATGCTGCAGACAGTTACCATAGGCTTCCTCATACAGCACTATGGAGGAAGAACCAGCAGAG GTTTCCTGTTTCTGGTTGTGTATTTTGGCCTGCTGgtcctcctgctgtctccagTCACTCCTGTGTCAGTGGTTACCTACATGCAGGCCTCAAACATGCCAGCCATCATCATCGGCAGG CTGATCCAGGCAGCCTCTAACTTCCATAATGGGCACACTGGtcagctgtctgctgtctctgtcttcctcctgtttGCTGGATCACTTGCCCGTATCTTCACTTCACTCCAG GAAACTGGAGACTCATTGATGGCCCTCACCTATGTCATATCCTCTGCCTGTAACTGCATCATCGCTCTGCAGGTTCTGTACTACTGGAACAGTTCCCCAGAATgcaagacaaagaagaaaaagaagaaagagtaG